From one bacterium Scap17 genomic stretch:
- a CDS encoding hybrid sensor histidine kinase/response regulator — translation MAPDTPLTDSRKDALSAELAALKARNRQLEKINAALIERVESSSPSPSAPYAAFEHAVLLADQVRERTDALHRTLDELGALNRRLTAAKAAAEAANHSKTRFLAAISHDLLQPLNAARLFTSTLEEQLVRLEMNQSLQSDATSGDASPGELVARLGRSLSDVESLLGTLVDISRLDAGVLTADVAVFPVRELLDVLAEEYRQLGAARGLKLHYVASHLSIESDLQLLARVVRNFLSNALRHVPDGRARGRVLLGCRRRDDWLEITVADNGPGIAEHQREVVFQEFRRLAPRRDNEQRGLGLGLAIVKRITGLLEHPLSLTSTPGRGAAFAVRVPIRQPASVEGSAADASSPGQPCASPLAQPLLDTVIWVVEDDREVCAGMQSLLGGWGASVYCAEDAEVLLQQAVAAPQVLIVDHQLGEGQPDGLKQAQRLRQRWPGLPVVVISADHSAPLKARARALGFGFLLKPVKPLRLRQLLVNCR, via the coding sequence ATGGCGCCTGATACGCCGCTGACAGATTCCCGAAAGGACGCCCTGAGCGCCGAACTCGCCGCCCTCAAGGCGCGCAATCGCCAGCTGGAGAAGATCAATGCCGCACTGATCGAGCGGGTCGAATCCAGCAGTCCTTCACCGAGCGCGCCCTACGCCGCCTTCGAGCATGCGGTACTGCTGGCGGATCAGGTGCGCGAGCGCACCGATGCCCTGCATCGCACCCTCGATGAGCTGGGAGCGCTCAATCGACGCCTCACCGCCGCCAAGGCCGCCGCCGAGGCGGCCAATCACTCCAAGACCCGCTTTCTCGCCGCCATCAGCCATGACCTGCTGCAACCCCTGAATGCCGCCCGGTTGTTCACAAGCACCCTGGAAGAGCAACTGGTGAGGCTGGAGATGAACCAATCCCTGCAGAGCGATGCCACTTCGGGTGACGCTTCGCCCGGCGAGCTGGTGGCGCGGCTGGGGCGCTCGCTGTCAGATGTTGAGAGTCTGCTGGGCACGCTGGTCGATATCTCGCGGCTGGATGCCGGCGTGCTGACGGCGGATGTCGCCGTCTTCCCGGTGCGTGAGCTTCTGGATGTGCTCGCCGAGGAATATCGCCAGCTGGGTGCCGCCCGTGGGCTCAAGCTGCATTACGTGGCCAGTCATCTGAGTATCGAGTCGGACCTGCAATTGCTGGCGCGAGTGGTGCGCAACTTCCTGAGCAATGCGCTGCGCCATGTGCCGGATGGCCGGGCACGCGGGCGGGTGCTGCTGGGGTGTCGGCGTCGCGATGACTGGCTGGAGATCACCGTGGCCGACAACGGCCCCGGCATCGCCGAGCATCAGCGCGAGGTGGTCTTCCAGGAATTCCGACGTCTGGCGCCGCGCCGGGACAACGAGCAGCGCGGCCTCGGGCTGGGGCTGGCGATCGTCAAGCGCATCACCGGCCTGCTGGAGCACCCCCTGTCGCTGACCAGCACGCCGGGGCGCGGCGCCGCCTTCGCGGTGCGCGTGCCGATTCGTCAGCCTGCCAGTGTGGAGGGCTCGGCGGCTGACGCCTCTTCTCCCGGCCAGCCTTGCGCGTCACCGCTCGCGCAGCCGCTACTCGATACCGTTATCTGGGTGGTCGAGGATGATCGAGAGGTATGCGCCGGCATGCAGTCATTGCTCGGGGGCTGGGGCGCGAGTGTTTACTGCGCCGAGGATGCCGAGGTGCTGTTGCAGCAGGCCGTGGCCGCGCCGCAGGTCTTGATCGTCGATCATCAGCTCGGCGAAGGGCAGCCCGATGGCCTCAAGCAGGCGCAACGTCTGCGACAACGCTGGCCGGGCTTGCCGGTGGTGGTGATCAGCGCGGATCACTCGGCACCGCTCAAGGCCAGGGCGCGTGCGCTCGGTTTCGGTTTTCTGCTCAAGCCGGTCAAGCCGCTGCGTCTGCGCCAGTTGCTGGTCAATTGTCGCTAG
- a CDS encoding GfdT protein yields the protein MHAVPLATAASQLKDPLAAVAELARTFDLALGSRERLGGVLFFCSADYPLAALGQALAATFGEVPVSGCTTAGEITPEGYARGSITAIGLARSDFALAQVLIDDLDGFDLPRAQALSDGLLARCREQAVAPVMGNSFALTLLDGLSSSEEQVLATLDAALGSIPAFGGSAGDDNRLSHTYVYAEGVFHDQAAVVVVVNTRLPFEVISTHHLTPLADKLVVTAVERDSRRVLELNAVPAAEEYARLAGVAPEALDEVVFARCPLAVRIGEAHYVRSIQRVNDDASLSFYCAVEIGIVLTAMQATPILEQLEQCLSAVESRLGAPALTIGCDCFLRRMEIEALGLEDEASRMLRRHRVIGFNTYGEQHRGMHINQTFTGVVIGQRRLVVDGMGGEDGA from the coding sequence ATGCATGCCGTGCCGCTGGCCACGGCGGCCAGCCAGCTCAAGGACCCACTGGCCGCGGTGGCTGAGCTTGCCCGAACGTTTGATCTGGCGCTGGGAAGTCGTGAGCGGCTCGGCGGGGTGCTGTTCTTCTGCTCGGCGGATTATCCGCTGGCGGCACTCGGTCAGGCGTTGGCCGCCACCTTCGGCGAGGTACCGGTCAGCGGTTGTACCACCGCCGGCGAGATCACGCCCGAGGGCTATGCGCGCGGCTCCATTACCGCCATCGGCCTGGCGCGCAGTGACTTCGCGCTGGCACAGGTGCTGATCGATGACCTGGACGGCTTCGATCTTCCGCGTGCCCAGGCGCTGAGTGATGGCCTGCTGGCGCGCTGTCGCGAGCAGGCCGTGGCACCGGTGATGGGCAACAGCTTCGCGCTGACGCTGCTCGATGGCCTGTCGAGCAGCGAGGAGCAGGTCCTGGCGACGCTGGATGCGGCGCTGGGCAGCATTCCCGCCTTCGGAGGTTCCGCCGGGGATGACAATCGCCTGTCACATACCTATGTCTACGCCGAGGGCGTCTTCCATGATCAGGCGGCGGTCGTGGTGGTGGTCAACACGCGGCTGCCCTTCGAGGTCATCAGCACCCATCACCTCACGCCGCTGGCCGACAAGCTGGTAGTGACGGCGGTGGAGCGTGATTCACGCCGCGTGTTGGAGCTGAATGCCGTACCCGCCGCCGAGGAGTACGCCCGGCTGGCCGGCGTCGCGCCCGAGGCGCTGGATGAGGTGGTCTTCGCGCGTTGTCCGCTGGCGGTGCGCATCGGCGAGGCGCATTACGTGCGCTCCATCCAGCGCGTGAATGATGATGCCAGCCTGAGTTTCTACTGTGCGGTGGAGATCGGCATCGTGCTCACCGCCATGCAGGCCACGCCGATTCTCGAGCAGCTCGAGCAGTGCCTGAGCGCGGTGGAGTCACGTCTGGGGGCGCCTGCGCTGACCATTGGCTGCGACTGCTTCCTGCGACGCATGGAGATCGAGGCACTGGGGCTGGAGGATGAGGCCTCACGGATGCTCAGGCGGCATCGGGTGATCGGCTTCAATACCTACGGTGAGCAGCACCGCGGCATGCACATCAACCAGACCTTCACCGGCGTGGTGATCGGCCAGCGCCGCTTGGTTGTCGACGGCATGGGAGGAGAGGATGGCGCCTGA
- the recD gene encoding exodeoxyribonuclease V subunit alpha → MSDVMPVETRRSAASSDQLLATLGLWVELGWLRRVDAHLVRFMARHVPEAPASVLLAAALASHQLGRGHVCLSLSRALAEPRATLSLPPLEQSEAHLAEVSVALPEAFLADLDATRWAEQLASSRLVSVLAQADAPAGHLSLRPLVLVGDRLYLRRYWQAEREVAAGLRARMGPSEEGETRVSDALGERLRELFAGNQPDPHGEPDWQKLACALALRQRLTVISGGPGTGKTTTVTRLLALLQAQALAGGADGGEGEGEGETQGAETGHPHERRALDIRLVAPTGKAAARLSESIRGAVAKLEVPDAVRAAIPREASTVHRLLGARPDSRHFRHHAGNPLALDLLVVDEASMVDLDLMAALLGALPAHARLILLGDKDQLASVEAGAVLGDLCEHALPPRYSPALCDDLARLTGETLEQAIAVPDDQDPEETSATRGRLADHVVVLQKSYRFSADSGIGALARASNAGDRQALRTAWKTGYSDIAWLKLSGPEDRDLERLVINGYRPALEAVRERRPAREVIDLLLEFQLLCALRRGPYGVDGLNQRVARVLMRRGLIIEERGWYAGRPVMVTRNDRALGLYNGDVGITLPDPAAGGRLRVFFPVEEEATPDTERDGQDTDIQRFHRGVRAVLPSRLEAVETVFAMTVHKSQGSEFRHVVFVLPEGANPILTRELVYTGITRAKSRVTLAGTRRETLEGAIERRVVRASGLVL, encoded by the coding sequence ATGTCTGACGTCATGCCCGTGGAAACCCGGCGAAGCGCTGCTTCCTCCGATCAATTGCTCGCCACGCTCGGCCTGTGGGTCGAGCTGGGCTGGCTCAGGCGCGTCGATGCCCATCTGGTGCGCTTCATGGCACGTCATGTGCCGGAGGCCCCGGCCAGCGTGCTGCTGGCGGCTGCGCTGGCCAGCCACCAGCTGGGGCGCGGACATGTGTGCCTGTCGCTGTCGCGGGCGCTGGCCGAACCACGCGCGACCCTGTCGCTGCCACCGCTGGAGCAGTCCGAGGCGCACCTGGCCGAGGTCAGCGTGGCTCTGCCGGAGGCCTTTCTGGCGGATCTCGATGCCACTCGCTGGGCCGAACAGCTGGCGTCATCACGGCTGGTCAGCGTGCTGGCCCAGGCCGATGCCCCGGCGGGCCATCTGTCGCTGCGCCCGCTGGTGCTGGTGGGCGATCGTCTCTATCTGCGCCGGTACTGGCAGGCCGAGCGGGAAGTCGCCGCGGGACTGCGTGCGCGGATGGGCCCGAGCGAGGAGGGAGAGACGCGGGTCAGCGATGCGCTGGGTGAGCGCCTGCGCGAGTTGTTCGCCGGCAATCAGCCGGACCCCCACGGCGAGCCGGACTGGCAGAAGCTGGCCTGCGCCCTGGCGCTGCGTCAGCGCCTGACGGTGATCTCCGGCGGCCCCGGTACCGGCAAGACCACCACCGTCACGCGCCTGTTGGCGCTGTTGCAGGCACAGGCGCTGGCGGGTGGCGCTGACGGTGGCGAGGGCGAGGGCGAGGGCGAGACGCAAGGCGCTGAGACAGGCCATCCCCACGAGCGGCGAGCGCTGGATATCCGCCTGGTCGCCCCGACCGGCAAGGCGGCGGCGCGGCTGTCGGAGTCGATCCGCGGCGCGGTGGCGAAGCTCGAGGTGCCGGACGCGGTTCGCGCCGCCATCCCGCGCGAGGCAAGCACCGTGCACCGCCTGCTGGGCGCGCGTCCGGATTCTCGCCACTTCCGTCATCACGCCGGCAACCCGCTGGCGCTGGATCTGCTGGTGGTGGATGAAGCCTCGATGGTCGATCTCGACCTGATGGCGGCGCTGCTTGGCGCGCTGCCCGCTCACGCCCGCCTGATCCTGCTCGGCGACAAGGACCAGCTGGCCTCGGTGGAGGCCGGCGCCGTGCTGGGCGATCTCTGCGAGCACGCGCTGCCGCCGCGTTACTCACCGGCGCTGTGTGATGACCTCGCCCGTCTGACCGGCGAAACGCTGGAGCAGGCCATCGCCGTGCCTGATGACCAGGACCCGGAGGAGACCTCAGCGACACGCGGCCGACTCGCCGATCACGTGGTGGTGCTGCAGAAGAGCTATCGCTTCTCCGCCGACAGTGGCATCGGCGCCCTGGCACGTGCCAGCAACGCCGGGGATCGTCAGGCGCTGCGCACCGCCTGGAAGACAGGCTACAGCGATATCGCCTGGCTCAAGCTCAGTGGACCGGAAGACCGCGATCTGGAAAGGCTGGTGATCAATGGCTATCGCCCGGCGCTGGAGGCCGTGCGTGAGCGGCGCCCGGCGCGTGAGGTGATCGACCTGCTGCTCGAGTTCCAGCTGCTGTGCGCGCTGCGCCGTGGCCCCTACGGCGTCGATGGCCTCAACCAGCGCGTGGCGCGGGTGCTGATGCGACGTGGACTGATCATTGAGGAGCGCGGCTGGTACGCCGGGCGTCCGGTGATGGTGACGCGCAACGACCGCGCGCTGGGGCTCTACAACGGCGATGTCGGCATCACCCTGCCGGACCCCGCCGCCGGGGGGCGTTTGCGCGTGTTCTTTCCGGTCGAGGAGGAGGCGACGCCAGACACCGAGCGTGATGGGCAGGACACCGACATCCAGCGCTTCCACCGTGGCGTACGCGCGGTATTGCCGTCACGCCTCGAGGCGGTGGAGACGGTCTTCGCGATGACGGTCCACAAGTCGCAGGGTTCCGAGTTCCGCCATGTGGTATTCGTGTTGCCTGAAGGCGCCAACCCGATTCTGACCCGCGAGCTGGTCTACACCGGCATCACGCGGGCCAAATCGCGGGTCACGCTGGCGGGCACCCGCCGTGAGACGCTGGAAGGTGCCATTGAACGACGCGTGGTGAGAGCCAGCGGGCTGGTGCTCTAG